A single region of the Streptomyces sp. NBC_01381 genome encodes:
- a CDS encoding carboxylesterase/lipase family protein: MPDSRNPVVETTLGPVRGLKQDGIGVFLGIPYAAPPQGAGRFAAPEPHAPWAGVRDATVAGPTAPQAARRLGDIDMSPYFGPGWVRGADHLTVNVWTPRIGADTGADIGADGGARELPVMVFVHGGGFTAGSTSAPLYDGTALAREGVVLVTVNYRLGVQGFLDLAGAPRNRGLLDVVAALRWVRENIAAFGGDPGTVTLFGQSAGATIVSAVAAAPDAAGLLRRAIVQSGSGLGAFTPEQAARVTRAAARELGVAAHADAFAAVPDDRLVEVVGRLSGIDLRTPGAYDPLMGLTPFSVVLPVQPAHAPPAAVDLLLGTTTQEGNLYPAADGEDAHGAAERAHPDPDRLLAAYRAAARPGTPDAGLRSAVLGDALFGKGTWALAEAYATAGRPTFHYEFDWRGVLGAAHAVEVPFLFGRTDLPELRGARGLLGPSPVPAGLAERLRAAWVRFARTGDPGWDAYDTERRTTMRIGEQWAALPDPRGAERRAWSPPGACAPLDA, encoded by the coding sequence ATGCCAGACTCCCGCAACCCCGTAGTGGAGACCACGCTCGGCCCCGTCCGGGGCCTCAAGCAGGACGGCATCGGGGTGTTCCTCGGCATCCCGTACGCCGCCCCGCCCCAAGGCGCGGGAAGGTTCGCCGCGCCGGAGCCGCACGCGCCCTGGGCGGGGGTCCGCGACGCCACCGTCGCCGGGCCGACCGCGCCGCAGGCCGCACGCCGTCTCGGTGACATCGACATGTCCCCCTACTTCGGGCCGGGTTGGGTCCGGGGCGCGGACCATCTGACGGTGAACGTCTGGACGCCCCGCATCGGAGCAGACACCGGAGCAGACATCGGAGCGGACGGTGGTGCCCGCGAACTGCCGGTCATGGTCTTCGTGCACGGCGGCGGCTTCACCGCGGGATCGACCAGCGCGCCGCTCTACGACGGCACCGCACTCGCCCGGGAGGGCGTGGTCCTGGTGACCGTCAACTACCGGCTCGGCGTCCAGGGTTTCCTCGACCTCGCGGGCGCGCCGCGCAACCGCGGGCTGCTCGACGTGGTCGCCGCGCTGCGCTGGGTACGGGAGAACATCGCGGCCTTCGGCGGGGACCCGGGCACCGTCACCCTGTTCGGCCAGTCCGCCGGGGCCACGATCGTCTCCGCCGTGGCGGCCGCGCCCGATGCGGCGGGACTGCTGCGCCGGGCCATCGTGCAGAGCGGCAGTGGGCTCGGCGCCTTCACCCCGGAGCAGGCAGCACGGGTGACACGGGCGGCGGCGCGGGAGCTGGGGGTCGCGGCGCACGCCGATGCCTTCGCGGCCGTGCCGGACGACCGTCTCGTCGAGGTCGTCGGCCGGCTCTCCGGGATCGACCTGCGTACGCCGGGTGCGTACGACCCGCTGATGGGGCTGACCCCGTTCAGCGTGGTCCTTCCGGTGCAGCCCGCGCACGCCCCGCCCGCCGCCGTGGACCTGCTCCTCGGGACGACGACGCAGGAGGGCAACCTCTACCCGGCCGCCGACGGAGAGGACGCGCACGGCGCGGCCGAGCGGGCACACCCGGACCCGGACAGGCTCCTGGCCGCGTACCGGGCCGCCGCCCGGCCCGGCACCCCGGATGCCGGGCTGCGCTCGGCCGTGCTCGGCGACGCGCTGTTCGGCAAGGGGACGTGGGCCCTTGCGGAGGCGTACGCCACCGCCGGGCGCCCCACCTTCCACTACGAGTTCGACTGGCGAGGCGTGCTCGGTGCCGCGCACGCGGTGGAGGTCCCGTTTCTGTTCGGGCGGACGGACCTGCCCGAACTCCGCGGCGCACGCGGCCTGTTGGGACCAAGCCCGGTTCCTGCCGGCCTGGCGGAACGGCTGCGTGCCGCGTGGGTGCGGTTCGCACGCACCGGGGACCCGGGCTGGGACGCGTACGACACCGAACGCCGTACGACGATGCGGATCGGCGAGCAATGGGCGGCCCTGCCCGACCCGCGCGGGGCGGAACGCCGGGCGTGGTCCCCGCCCGGCGCGTGCGCACCCCTGGATGCCTGA
- a CDS encoding SDR family NAD(P)-dependent oxidoreductase produces the protein MPLHHPALPTTWDLTGRVAVVTGAARGIGHATATLLRDRGARLVVTDRSEAVEELAAKDPDNVAALVGDVADEDLARATAALATRRFGRLDILVNNAGRTLNKPVTETTVEDFDDILRVNARGNFVQAREAFRAMEAGGGGAIVSVASVSSLVAFATQTAYAASKGALAQITRVLAIEGGPKGIRSNAVLPGVIDTDIMEGVVEDGREMLASFGPAHPIGRIGHPEEVAEAVVFLVSDAAGFVTGALLTVDGGWTAQ, from the coding sequence ATGCCCCTGCACCACCCCGCCCTCCCCACCACCTGGGACCTCACCGGACGGGTCGCCGTCGTGACCGGAGCCGCCCGCGGCATCGGCCACGCCACCGCCACGCTGCTGCGCGACCGCGGCGCCCGACTGGTCGTCACCGACCGGTCGGAGGCCGTCGAGGAGCTCGCCGCGAAGGACCCCGACAACGTGGCCGCACTCGTCGGCGACGTCGCCGACGAGGACCTCGCCCGGGCTACCGCCGCCCTCGCCACCCGACGGTTCGGCCGCCTTGACATCCTGGTCAACAACGCGGGACGCACCCTGAACAAGCCGGTCACCGAGACCACCGTCGAGGACTTCGACGACATCCTCCGCGTCAACGCCCGCGGCAACTTCGTACAGGCCCGCGAGGCGTTCCGCGCCATGGAGGCCGGTGGCGGCGGCGCGATCGTCTCCGTCGCCTCCGTCTCGTCACTCGTCGCCTTCGCCACGCAGACGGCGTACGCCGCGTCGAAGGGCGCCCTGGCCCAGATCACCCGCGTACTGGCCATCGAGGGCGGCCCCAAGGGGATCCGCTCCAACGCCGTGCTCCCCGGGGTCATCGACACCGACATCATGGAGGGCGTCGTCGAGGACGGCCGCGAGATGCTCGCCTCGTTCGGCCCCGCCCACCCCATCGGACGGATCGGACACCCCGAGGAGGTCGCGGAGGCCGTCGTCTTCCTCGTCTCCGACGCGGCCGGCTTCGTCACCGGCGCGCTCCTCACTGTCGACGGAGGCTGGACCGCTCAGTGA
- a CDS encoding FAD-dependent monooxygenase — MTPTDQLKDIRSTPRRKVLISGASIAGPALAFWLNRHGFEVTVVEKASAPRSGGYPIDVRGTALEVVRRMGILPRLREAHIDLRRLTFLDGDGGEVASLDPHTVTGGVAGEDLEVPRGDLTEALHSAVRDDVEFLFGDSIDTLDQSGGHGVDVTFRGGGRRTFDMVVGADGLHSRTREALFGPEEQFHRYLGYCFAGFMMRNTFGLSHETVLWNTPGRAAALYAAGDDDEVHAFLNFARPQPPFDAFRNPEAQRDLVAAVFADAGWEVPGMVAALRDADDLFFDVVSQIRMPRWSSGRVALVGDAAYAPSFLTGQGSSLALVGAYMLAASLADRDHTAGFAAYEDSTRGFVTANQDQVGKGDATLFPTTARALEQRNAMLRQLSTMPPSPEGRPAHSALTLPEFMPVT, encoded by the coding sequence ATCACCCCCACCGATCAGTTGAAGGACATCCGTTCCACACCCAGGCGCAAGGTCCTGATATCCGGGGCGAGCATCGCGGGTCCCGCCCTCGCGTTCTGGCTGAACCGGCATGGATTCGAGGTCACGGTGGTCGAGAAGGCGAGCGCACCGCGGAGCGGTGGTTACCCCATCGACGTGCGCGGCACCGCACTTGAGGTCGTCCGGAGGATGGGGATCCTGCCGCGGCTGCGGGAGGCGCACATCGACCTGCGCCGGCTGACCTTCCTCGACGGGGACGGCGGCGAGGTGGCCTCGCTCGACCCGCACACCGTCACCGGCGGGGTCGCGGGAGAGGACCTGGAGGTGCCGCGCGGGGATCTGACCGAGGCTCTCCACTCGGCGGTCCGTGACGACGTGGAGTTCTTGTTCGGCGACTCCATCGACACCCTCGATCAGTCGGGCGGCCATGGGGTCGACGTCACCTTCCGCGGGGGCGGCAGGCGTACGTTCGACATGGTGGTCGGCGCGGACGGTCTGCACTCACGCACCCGGGAGGCCCTGTTCGGCCCCGAAGAGCAGTTCCACCGCTACCTCGGCTACTGCTTCGCGGGATTCATGATGCGCAACACCTTCGGGCTCTCCCACGAGACCGTGCTGTGGAACACCCCGGGCAGAGCCGCGGCTCTCTACGCCGCGGGGGACGACGACGAAGTGCACGCCTTCCTGAACTTCGCCCGCCCACAACCGCCGTTCGACGCGTTCCGGAACCCGGAGGCCCAACGGGACCTGGTCGCCGCGGTCTTCGCCGACGCGGGATGGGAGGTCCCCGGCATGGTCGCCGCCCTGCGCGACGCGGACGACCTGTTCTTCGACGTGGTCAGCCAGATCCGTATGCCCCGCTGGTCAAGCGGCAGGGTCGCGCTGGTGGGCGACGCCGCGTACGCACCGTCGTTCCTCACCGGGCAGGGCTCAAGCCTGGCGCTCGTCGGTGCGTACATGCTCGCCGCTTCCCTGGCCGACCGCGACCACACCGCAGGCTTCGCCGCGTACGAAGACAGCACCCGCGGGTTCGTGACCGCGAACCAGGACCAGGTCGGCAAGGGGGACGCCACCCTCTTCCCCACCACCGCACGGGCCCTGGAGCAGCGCAACGCCATGCTGCGACAACTCAGCACCATGCCGCCCTCCCCGGAGGGGCGCCCGGCCCACTCGGCCCTCACGCTGCCCGAGTTCATGCCCGTGACGTAA
- a CDS encoding M55 family metallopeptidase, whose protein sequence is MKILISADMEGATGVTWPADVLPGTPQWERCRAMFTSDVNAAVLGFFDGGADEVLINEAHWTMRNLLLEQLDERAQMLTGRHKSLSMVEGVQHDDVDGIAFIGYHAGAGMEGVLAHTYLANSITGVWVNDVRASEGLLNSHVVAEYGVPVVLVTGDDLACEDALGYAPGALKVAVKDHVSRYAAVCRTPARTAADIRAAAREAAALATRHQPVQGGPFTVELEFDAEHLAMASTVVPGVRRSGERKVAYTSETMYEGIRTFKAVTTIASAAVEEQYG, encoded by the coding sequence ATGAAGATCCTCATCAGCGCCGACATGGAGGGCGCCACCGGCGTGACCTGGCCCGCCGATGTGCTGCCCGGTACGCCGCAGTGGGAGCGGTGCCGGGCGATGTTCACCTCGGACGTCAACGCCGCCGTGCTCGGTTTCTTCGACGGCGGTGCCGACGAGGTGCTCATCAACGAGGCGCACTGGACCATGCGCAATCTGCTCCTGGAGCAGCTGGACGAGCGGGCCCAGATGCTGACAGGGCGTCACAAGTCGCTCTCCATGGTCGAGGGCGTCCAGCACGACGACGTCGACGGCATCGCGTTCATCGGGTACCACGCGGGCGCCGGCATGGAGGGCGTGCTCGCGCACACCTACCTCGCCAACTCGATCACCGGCGTGTGGGTCAACGACGTACGCGCGAGTGAAGGGCTGCTCAACTCGCATGTGGTCGCCGAGTACGGCGTGCCCGTCGTCCTCGTCACCGGCGACGATCTGGCCTGCGAGGACGCGCTCGGCTATGCGCCGGGCGCGCTGAAGGTGGCCGTGAAAGACCATGTGTCGCGGTACGCAGCGGTGTGTCGGACGCCGGCGCGCACCGCCGCCGACATCCGGGCCGCGGCGCGGGAGGCGGCGGCCCTCGCCACGCGCCACCAGCCGGTCCAGGGCGGCCCGTTCACCGTCGAGCTGGAGTTTGACGCCGAGCATCTGGCCATGGCGTCGACCGTCGTGCCGGGCGTGCGGCGCAGCGGCGAGCGGAAGGTCGCGTACACCAGCGAGACCATGTACGAGGGCATCCGCACCTTCAAGGCCGTCACGACGATCGCATCGGCCGCCGTGGAGGAGCAGTATGGCTGA
- a CDS encoding MFS transporter produces MTATLAPPVRVEKAAIWALGMLAVATGSLESVVAPTLPLLQRELDISPSTGAVLNIVLAITGALVTPLAGKLGDRYGGKRVLIRLMAVVSVGGLVSAVAPNLPVLLLGQVLQGAMIGALPLSFIVVRKHLPARESKVAIGLVSGMFVGGSMVGLLAAGPVAEALSRHWMFALPTFAVIGFTLLVNRLMPADEPGRSDGAGIDWPGMLLLSGILVTLMLVLAVAPDAGSQPLALLALLALLAAFVAGWIAVERRAAAPLIDLGMLARPVIWKSCVLTFVICLGTATGVFLIPQLLDVSGDGYGFGASATMIGFILLPGAVAGTLAGPAGGLGERRFGSRAVAAAAVVLMATAMLALSVAHTEVWHIVAGKALIALANGLCVTAMVTGIVSSVDESDTGIATSLILVTRVLGSAMGGMLGGVLLASGTPSGSKVPDESAFVAGFLIAGVVAALSLLVVRSMSKGAKK; encoded by the coding sequence ATGACCGCAACGCTCGCTCCACCGGTCCGCGTCGAAAAGGCCGCCATCTGGGCCCTCGGCATGCTGGCCGTCGCCACCGGGTCCCTGGAGTCGGTGGTGGCGCCGACGCTCCCGCTCCTGCAACGCGAGCTGGACATCAGTCCGTCCACAGGGGCGGTGCTCAACATCGTGCTCGCCATCACCGGCGCGCTCGTCACACCGCTCGCGGGCAAGCTCGGCGACCGCTACGGCGGGAAACGGGTCCTCATCCGGCTGATGGCGGTGGTCTCGGTCGGTGGCCTGGTCTCCGCGGTGGCGCCGAACCTGCCCGTGCTGCTGCTCGGCCAGGTACTGCAGGGGGCGATGATCGGCGCGCTGCCCCTGTCGTTCATCGTGGTGCGCAAACACCTTCCCGCGCGGGAGTCGAAGGTGGCCATCGGGCTGGTCAGCGGGATGTTCGTGGGTGGCTCGATGGTGGGTCTTCTGGCGGCCGGGCCGGTGGCGGAAGCGCTCTCCCGACACTGGATGTTCGCGTTGCCGACGTTCGCGGTCATCGGGTTCACCCTGCTGGTGAACAGGCTGATGCCGGCTGATGAGCCGGGCCGGTCGGACGGAGCCGGGATCGACTGGCCGGGCATGCTTCTCTTGAGCGGGATACTGGTCACGCTCATGCTCGTCCTCGCGGTGGCGCCCGACGCCGGCTCGCAGCCGCTCGCGCTCCTCGCCCTCCTCGCGCTTCTGGCCGCCTTCGTGGCCGGGTGGATTGCCGTTGAGCGTCGTGCGGCCGCGCCGCTGATCGATCTGGGCATGCTGGCGCGGCCTGTGATCTGGAAGTCGTGTGTGCTGACGTTCGTGATCTGCCTCGGCACCGCGACGGGGGTCTTCCTCATTCCGCAACTCCTCGACGTGTCCGGCGACGGGTACGGTTTCGGGGCCAGCGCCACCATGATCGGCTTCATCCTCCTGCCCGGCGCCGTGGCCGGGACGCTGGCCGGGCCGGCCGGTGGGCTCGGGGAGCGGCGTTTCGGCTCGCGTGCCGTGGCCGCTGCCGCGGTCGTCCTCATGGCCACCGCCATGCTCGCCCTGTCCGTCGCACACACCGAGGTCTGGCACATCGTCGCCGGCAAGGCGCTCATCGCGCTTGCCAACGGCCTGTGCGTGACGGCCATGGTGACCGGCATCGTCTCTTCCGTCGATGAAAGCGACACCGGCATCGCCACCAGCCTGATCCTGGTGACGCGCGTGCTGGGCTCCGCCATGGGCGGAATGCTCGGTGGCGTGCTCCTCGCTTCGGGGACCCCTTCCGGATCGAAGGTCCCGGACGAATCGGCCTTCGTCGCCGGCTTCCTCATCGCCGGCGTCGTCGCGGCGCTGTCCCTGCTTGTCGTCCGTTCCATGAGCAAAGGAGCCAAGAAATGA
- a CDS encoding MBL fold metallo-hydrolase, which translates to METIELGDVTVSRVREFYGPIGFTPRAFVPESSEEVWEAQESWLRPEFIAGEPPVVNAALQTWVLRSEGRVILVDTGGGNNKPRPGTPWDHLETDFLGNLARAGVRPEDVDLVVNTHLHADHVGWNTRLDGGSWVPTFPNADYLIHRNDFEFWNPANGHTSVLGDGNAHVFEDSVAPVHEAGRTLLWEGDGYRIDAHLRLELAAGHTPGSSVLTLASGSERAAFVGDLLHSPVQILEPDANSCFCEDPGRSRAARRRVLGWAADRNGLLFPAHFGGHGAAEVARDGGRFAIKGWAPFTSYTPGDEG; encoded by the coding sequence ATGGAAACCATCGAGTTGGGCGATGTCACCGTGAGCCGGGTCCGCGAGTTCTACGGACCGATCGGGTTCACACCACGCGCTTTCGTACCCGAGAGCAGTGAGGAGGTCTGGGAGGCACAGGAGAGCTGGCTGCGGCCGGAGTTCATCGCGGGAGAGCCGCCGGTCGTCAACGCCGCGCTGCAGACCTGGGTGCTGCGCAGCGAAGGCCGGGTCATCCTCGTCGACACCGGGGGCGGCAACAACAAGCCACGGCCCGGCACCCCTTGGGATCACCTGGAGACCGACTTCCTGGGCAATCTCGCCCGCGCCGGAGTCAGGCCGGAGGACGTCGACCTCGTCGTCAACACCCATCTGCACGCGGACCACGTGGGCTGGAACACCCGCCTCGACGGGGGCAGTTGGGTGCCCACCTTCCCGAACGCCGACTACCTGATCCACCGCAACGACTTCGAGTTCTGGAACCCGGCGAACGGCCACACCTCCGTACTCGGCGACGGCAACGCCCACGTCTTCGAAGACAGCGTCGCCCCGGTGCACGAGGCGGGCAGGACCCTGCTGTGGGAGGGCGACGGCTACCGGATCGACGCGCATCTGCGGCTTGAACTCGCCGCGGGCCACACCCCCGGATCCTCCGTGCTCACCCTCGCGTCCGGCAGCGAAAGGGCGGCGTTCGTCGGCGACCTGCTGCACAGTCCCGTACAGATCCTGGAACCGGACGCGAACAGCTGCTTCTGCGAGGATCCCGGCCGGTCACGGGCCGCCCGGCGCCGGGTCCTCGGCTGGGCGGCCGACCGCAACGGACTGCTGTTCCCCGCGCACTTCGGCGGCCACGGTGCGGCCGAAGTCGCCCGGGACGGCGGCCGGTTCGCCATCAAGGGGTGGGCCCCCTTCACGTCGTACACCCCCGGCGACGAGGGCTGA
- a CDS encoding helix-turn-helix domain-containing protein, whose translation MDGQSGQSALGAFLQARRSRLRPEDIGLDTYGERRRVPGLRREELALLAGVSASYYARLEQGHSHNASPEVLDAIAQALCLDETERLHLRDLAGAAVRRRRPARRPPPERVDAPTRTLLDSMPDVPAVVTGRRADVLAWNPLGHALFAGHLDPSAPERSADRPNMARFLFLDAHARDLYLTWEAKARAVVANLRYAVGRHPDDSLLASLIGELSMNSTEFAKMWADHRVRPCTIAEHKMRHPLVGPMTVTQQALNLSDDQVLVVATAPAGSEGRTALRLLAQATAAPTTVPAVTERSSLRRQ comes from the coding sequence ATGGACGGACAGAGCGGACAGAGCGCCCTCGGCGCGTTCCTGCAGGCGCGCCGGTCCCGGCTGCGGCCCGAGGACATCGGCCTTGACACGTACGGGGAACGGCGTCGCGTCCCGGGCCTGCGCCGCGAGGAACTCGCCCTGCTCGCCGGGGTCAGTGCCTCGTATTACGCACGCCTGGAGCAAGGCCACTCGCACAACGCGTCCCCGGAGGTCCTCGACGCGATCGCCCAGGCGCTGTGTCTGGACGAGACCGAGCGCCTGCACCTGCGCGATCTCGCGGGCGCGGCAGTCCGGCGCCGCCGCCCGGCCCGGCGGCCGCCGCCGGAGCGGGTCGACGCACCGACCCGTACGCTCCTCGACTCGATGCCCGACGTGCCCGCCGTCGTCACCGGCCGACGCGCCGACGTCCTGGCCTGGAACCCGCTCGGCCACGCGCTGTTCGCGGGCCACCTCGACCCGTCGGCGCCGGAGCGCTCGGCCGACCGGCCCAACATGGCCCGGTTCCTCTTCCTCGACGCCCACGCGCGCGACCTCTACCTCACGTGGGAGGCCAAGGCGCGGGCCGTCGTGGCCAATCTGCGCTATGCGGTGGGCCGTCACCCCGACGACTCACTACTGGCCTCCCTCATCGGCGAACTCAGCATGAACAGCACGGAGTTCGCGAAGATGTGGGCCGACCACCGGGTGCGCCCCTGCACCATCGCCGAGCACAAGATGCGGCATCCGCTGGTGGGCCCGATGACCGTCACCCAGCAGGCACTCAACCTCTCCGACGATCAGGTCCTCGTCGTGGCGACCGCCCCCGCGGGATCGGAGGGCCGCACCGCCCTCCGGCTCCTCGCGCAGGCGACTGCCGCCCCCACGACGGTCCCGGCAGTCACTGAGCGGTCCAGCCTCCGTCGACAGTGA
- a CDS encoding amidohydrolase gives MTDQYADTVLVGGHVKTSSGWAEGLAVRAGVIEVVGGREEVLRRRGPDTRVMELAGDTVLPGLHDLHVHPIYAGIRERRCKVPQGSNLADTLRIVAAHVSRAAPGAWVLGGQWDTSALGALPDRTVLDAVAPHHPVLLEDTSGHSSWANSAALRAAGIGPGTPDPPGGVFERDLAGRPSGIQRETAADLLAASAPKPADEEVEAALEWALGEMLSYGITSFTEAAVGFTAGPRAELLAYTRLAARGAVRQRVRLSLVWSPNDPACEEVIATRNLCASGHITPDCVKIFLDGVPTDSRTAAMIEPYTATGEGRDDEAGRHGVLAIAPAVLDQAVTRFDRMGITVKFHAAGDAAVRAALDAIEAARAANGHGPCMHNVGHCTFVTKTDIERAAQIGATFEVSPYLWQPSPICSDIATAVGPQAVERVWPVREMLEAHALVVPGSDWCVVPSVNPWSAIETLVTRQRPGGSLDSFGASQAITLEQAFDLFTVNSARQEGMAHRVGRIEPGMLADVIVVGQNPFAVPVTQVHATEVKMTFVEGELGFDAGA, from the coding sequence ATGACCGATCAGTACGCGGACACGGTTCTGGTGGGCGGGCACGTCAAGACGTCGTCGGGCTGGGCGGAGGGACTCGCCGTACGCGCCGGTGTCATCGAAGTGGTCGGCGGCCGCGAGGAGGTGCTGCGCCGGCGCGGACCGGACACGCGGGTGATGGAGCTGGCGGGCGACACCGTTCTCCCGGGCCTGCACGACCTGCATGTGCACCCGATCTACGCCGGAATCCGCGAACGCCGCTGCAAGGTCCCGCAGGGCTCGAACCTGGCCGACACCCTCCGCATCGTGGCCGCGCACGTGTCTCGCGCCGCGCCCGGCGCGTGGGTTCTCGGCGGGCAATGGGACACGTCCGCGCTCGGTGCCCTCCCGGACCGGACCGTCCTTGACGCTGTCGCCCCGCATCATCCCGTCCTCCTGGAGGACACCAGCGGACACAGCTCATGGGCGAACAGCGCGGCACTCCGGGCCGCCGGAATCGGCCCCGGCACACCGGACCCGCCGGGCGGCGTCTTCGAGAGGGACCTCGCAGGCCGTCCGAGCGGCATACAACGCGAGACCGCCGCCGATCTGCTCGCCGCATCGGCCCCCAAACCGGCCGACGAAGAGGTGGAGGCGGCCCTGGAGTGGGCGCTGGGAGAGATGCTCTCCTACGGGATCACGTCGTTCACCGAGGCCGCGGTCGGGTTCACCGCCGGGCCGCGGGCCGAACTGCTCGCCTACACCCGGCTCGCCGCGCGCGGAGCGGTCAGGCAGCGTGTGCGTCTCAGTCTCGTGTGGTCTCCCAATGACCCTGCCTGTGAAGAGGTGATCGCGACGCGGAACCTCTGCGCGAGCGGTCACATCACGCCCGACTGCGTGAAGATCTTCCTCGACGGGGTACCGACCGACAGCCGCACGGCGGCGATGATCGAGCCCTACACAGCCACGGGTGAGGGACGAGACGACGAGGCAGGCCGGCACGGAGTGCTCGCGATCGCGCCGGCAGTCCTCGATCAGGCGGTGACCCGATTCGACCGGATGGGCATCACCGTCAAGTTCCACGCGGCCGGCGATGCGGCGGTCCGGGCGGCGCTCGACGCCATCGAGGCCGCACGCGCGGCCAACGGACACGGCCCCTGCATGCACAACGTAGGACACTGCACGTTCGTGACGAAGACCGACATCGAGCGGGCGGCGCAGATCGGCGCGACGTTCGAGGTCTCGCCCTACTTGTGGCAGCCCTCCCCCATCTGCTCCGACATCGCAACGGCCGTCGGCCCACAGGCGGTTGAACGCGTATGGCCGGTGCGCGAGATGCTCGAAGCCCACGCGCTGGTCGTGCCGGGGTCGGACTGGTGCGTGGTGCCGTCGGTGAATCCGTGGTCCGCCATCGAAACGCTCGTCACGCGGCAGCGGCCAGGGGGCAGCCTTGACAGCTTCGGCGCGTCGCAAGCCATCACGTTGGAGCAGGCCTTTGACCTTTTTACGGTCAACTCCGCGCGCCAGGAGGGCATGGCGCACCGGGTCGGGCGGATCGAACCGGGCATGCTCGCCGATGTCATCGTCGTCGGCCAGAACCCCTTCGCCGTGCCGGTCACTCAAGTCCACGCCACCGAGGTCAAGATGACGTTCGTCGAGGGTGAACTGGGCTTCGACGCCGGGGCGTAG
- a CDS encoding TetR/AcrR family transcriptional regulator, giving the protein MPTTKSPTTKTLREGSAHKRAAILTAARELFLADGFDRSSVDAVAARAEVSKRTVYDYFGDKQTLLQAVVDAVGQSLITTIRRTLDDTLADLAEDAELEDALVTFSMRIATDMLGSAEYATLQRLVRAESGNLPHRGYNAMADTPDEAIAERFAALAAAGLLDVPDPRLAADQFIALTFGVALDRLGSANAAQDTRVRPLVVEGVRTFLRAYRTR; this is encoded by the coding sequence ATGCCGACCACGAAGTCACCGACCACGAAGACGCTGCGCGAGGGGTCCGCGCACAAGCGGGCCGCCATCCTCACGGCGGCCCGGGAACTGTTCCTCGCCGACGGCTTCGACCGGTCGAGCGTCGACGCGGTCGCCGCACGGGCCGAGGTGTCCAAGCGGACGGTCTACGACTACTTCGGCGACAAGCAGACGCTGCTGCAAGCAGTCGTCGACGCCGTCGGCCAGTCACTGATCACCACGATCCGGCGCACCCTCGACGACACGCTCGCCGACCTCGCCGAGGACGCCGAACTCGAGGACGCCCTGGTCACGTTCTCGATGCGCATCGCGACCGACATGCTCGGCTCGGCGGAGTACGCGACGCTGCAACGACTGGTCCGGGCGGAGTCCGGCAACCTTCCGCACCGGGGCTACAACGCCATGGCCGACACCCCCGACGAGGCGATCGCCGAGCGGTTCGCCGCCCTGGCCGCGGCCGGGCTGCTCGACGTCCCCGACCCCCGACTGGCGGCCGACCAGTTCATCGCGCTGACCTTCGGCGTCGCCCTTGACCGGCTCGGTTCCGCGAACGCCGCGCAGGACACCCGTGTCCGGCCGCTCGTCGTCGAGGGAGTGCGGACCTTCCTCCGGGCGTACCGGACCAGGTGA
- a CDS encoding mycofactocin-coupled SDR family oxidoreductase → MKGRLDGKVAFVTGAAGGLGRGHVLRMAEEGADLVIVDICGPVDTVPYPQSTPEELGEAVDEVRALDRRVVARQADVRDRAALQEAYDAGLAEFGQIDVVVANAGIAPLLVEDRVQAWHDAIDVNLTGTFHTIEVAIPSMVAAERGGSIVIVSSTAGLVGIGGASNGGLGYAASKHGVVGLMRTYANNLARHSIRVNSVHPTGVATRMVTDPAIVEFVAQDPMLSGDAPNALPVATVEPVDVANAVLWLASDEARYVTGVTLPVDAGFINRR, encoded by the coding sequence ATGAAGGGGCGTCTTGACGGCAAGGTGGCCTTCGTCACCGGCGCGGCCGGCGGACTCGGCCGCGGCCACGTTCTACGGATGGCGGAGGAAGGCGCCGACCTGGTCATCGTGGACATCTGCGGGCCGGTCGACACCGTGCCCTACCCGCAGTCGACACCGGAGGAGCTGGGCGAGGCGGTCGACGAAGTGCGGGCCCTGGACCGCCGCGTCGTGGCACGGCAGGCGGACGTGCGCGATCGGGCCGCCCTCCAAGAGGCGTACGACGCGGGGCTCGCCGAGTTCGGGCAGATCGACGTCGTCGTCGCCAACGCCGGGATCGCACCGCTCCTTGTGGAAGACCGGGTGCAGGCGTGGCACGACGCCATCGATGTGAACCTCACCGGCACGTTCCACACCATCGAGGTGGCCATCCCGTCGATGGTCGCCGCCGAGCGGGGCGGGTCGATCGTGATCGTCAGCTCCACCGCGGGCCTTGTAGGCATCGGCGGGGCCAGCAACGGCGGCCTGGGCTACGCCGCCTCCAAACACGGTGTGGTCGGTCTTATGCGTACGTACGCCAACAACCTCGCCCGGCACAGCATCAGGGTGAACTCGGTGCACCCCACCGGCGTGGCCACCCGCATGGTGACCGATCCGGCCATCGTCGAGTTCGTCGCCCAGGACCCGATGCTGTCCGGGGATGCGCCAAATGCCCTTCCGGTGGCCACAGTTGAGCCGGTCGACGTGGCGAACGCCGTGCTGTGGCTGGCCTCGGACGAGGCCCGCTATGTCACCGGTGTCACGCTGCCCGTCGACGCCGGATTCATCAACCGCCGCTGA